The Ziziphus jujuba cultivar Dongzao chromosome 1, ASM3175591v1 genome segment GCCTTCAATGTTGGAAATCTATTCAATGCTTAGAAATGATACAAAGGCTATTTCTACTCCTAAAAGACCAGCTTTCTCTGTAAAAGAAGATGATAATGTCGGCAGTTCTTCGGTAACTGATGCATTGATTTCCCAAGTGCTACCACGATGATACTGCAGCCTCTGACCAGAGATGGGTCAGCAAAgaaatttctctttcttttcttgtcacTATACTTTCCCAGAAGttttgtattttcaaaaaaagCACAAAATATGGAGAAGATATTGGTATGCTAGAAGTTCTATAAGCAAATTGAAATCAGGTTAGACTACTGAGGTTTAAATtgcttttaatatttcaaaatgattttATTCAAGAAAGAAAACATAATGCCAACTAGCAAGAAACGGAATGCATACAGCTGAGACACACCAAAACAGATAGAGAAGAACCCAAGAACAACATCCCATTTACAATAAGTGTGAGTCTACAAATCAATAGCCTTCTATTGTAGGACCACGTCACACGTCTATTAACTTTTTCTGTATAGAACTCTTATGGCCAAAGAAAATCCAGTGATtctatttggccaaaaatgttcAACATTCAAAGATCAGCTCCTCATTGACTTTATTGTTTACACTAAAAAATAGTCTGATGTCCAATAATTAATCTGTTTTTTTTATGCCACCCTTTTTCATAATCCAATCCTATTGAAGTTTTTGCAAGAAGCattgaaaatacaaaaagaatataGAAGTCATaatatgggtttttttttttttttttttttttttttttttttttttggtcttcttCAAGTTAGCTTTCATGATATGTATATTAAAGTTCATACTTTGTTTTGACTTTACCCCCAAGCAATACCATCCTAAAAGAATATGGACCTCCTTCAATTTGTAATAATTCATTAAGTTCTTTATCATTGCTTGAATCTTTATATTGCTTTGGAAAACCATTTATTCCTTCCTTAAGAAAAAgcaaatttaaaagtattatgTTAAAATAGAAGTGGCTTAGAGAAGTGAAGATGGCTTCAGTAAGGTTAAAGTTGCGGTTGATAACAGCAATTGAAAGTGGCTTATTTGATTATTCTGATGATTTGTTGCTTTGTATTTGGAATTTCCTGCTTAACAAAATTAGCAGATATTCGTTTATTTGAGACCATATAGGTCCAATGAGTAATTGCTTCTTAACTTTGAATTATAAATTTACTTGGCATGAACATGGGGTTCTTCATTGGAGATAGACTgaaaatatagaatattataaaataaaaaactaattttaatttttatatatacccTTAAAAGAAATGTTAATCACATAAATATTTGTCATTGCAGGTCCAAGCTTGGTCTCAAATACTCAATGCTTGCCTTTTTAGCATGAGGTTTGGGCTCTAACTCTGGCCAAAAATATGAATAGTAAAACAAAATTTCGTTCCCAATTAGATATCTGGTCAATTTTCCTATTTGGAGTCTATGCAAAATCAAGAACATTCATGAACAAGAGAAATAACCATTGCTAACCATAAATGAATCCTTTCTATGCCATTTAAAATTAGTTGGGGTTAAATTAGAAGGCAAATCAGTCAAATTTGGCTTTCAAGTTAAGGGGTTAAAAGtagtattataaatttataatatgattATACCAAGTTTTGAAAaccttgtttgttaaattacttCTTATTCGGTTAATGTACTGAAAACtcgtttttttcttatttgaaaaatcaaaaataattatttgacaaTTGATTTTCTTATGCCATCTGTTAATTCAAAAGAGTAGAGTTTTAACTACTCCCTTCACTATTTGACAAATTCTTCACAAAACTACAAATCACAAAGCATTCAGTAATGCAGGACAAGTGCAAAATACAaccaataaaagttaaaaacacTGTATGATTAAATACTCTCCTCCAcaaaaaacttcaaaaacaggtacttttaaaataataaaaatacgaCTCAgctttctatatatatgtgtgattgtcttttcatttctttcttcatgATTCACTTGCTTTGGAAAAATTTGGCAATAACgcattttaaatattgttttctaatGTATGACTTCTAGCTGAAAATTttgaccaagaaaaaaaatctattagtaAATCAGTTAAGCAAACCTATTGCTTTCCCACTCAAACATCCAAAAGAGAATTCATAATTAATACAAacccattttaaaattttggcttTCAATATATAATCTTGCCTTCCTTATGTGTAATTGATTAGCTTCTAAATTCTTTATTTGAAACTAGATAAACCATGTTCATTTCCCGTAAGCCCTAAGATCGTTGACtattcaaaacttttttttattgatatcttGCACATTCCCTGTCAATTACTCGACCAAAACTTAAATGCAGTCACATTTTTATACTCAATtccataataacaaaatattctgAACAGGTCATAAAGGGGCGGCTTTCTAGAGcttcgaccaaaaaaaaaaaaaaaaaagtaaaaacccaacaaaaaaaagtaagaagTATCAAACTAATTGTGCctactttgaaaaaaaataataataataataataaatttgtagGGCCTAAAAAAGTCAACATCGCTCTCTCAATTcactatatattattaaaaccacCGAACAAGcaatatttattttctgcttGTTCTATGGATAAGCACAAGAATACAAAACcagagcccaaaaaaaaaaaaaaaaaaaatatcaaccacAAAATTCCACCCTTTTTAAATAGTTTGTGCTATATATATCTAGATGTTTGTATAAGCACATTCAAAACTTACACTAAAACTTATCAAATGGCAAAAAGCCTCAACTttatgccttttctttttatacTAGCTTCCATGAGCACCATCAGCGGATGTCTCGGCGAGTCGGCTCATCCTCCAGTAGTCAAAGGTGCTTATTATCCTTCTTGGTTTACTACCTTCCCACCTTCATCCATTAACACATCTTTGTTCACCCACATCTTCTATGCTTTCCTTGTGCCTAACAATGTCACATTCAAATTCGACATATCGGATTCCACGGCTGTCAAGCTCTTCAACTTCACCACCACCCTACGTTATGGTACTCCGCCGGTGAAGACACTCTACTCCATTGGTGGTGGAGATTCCGATTCAGGCGCCTTTGCTCGAATGGCCTCCAAACCATCCTCACGCAGTGTGTTCATAAACTCTACCATTGAGGTTGCTCGTAAATATGGGTTTGATGGGCTGGACCTTGATTGGGAGTCTCCTCGAACCCCAAAAGAGATGGAAGATTTGGCCCATTTGTTTGATGACTGGCGGCAAGCAATTAACAAAGAGGCTAAAGACACCCACCGGCCACCTCTTTTGCTCACAGCAGCCGTTTACTTCTccgttgactttttcttgtccAACGTTAGGCGGTCGTTTCCGGTGCCTTCAATTCGGAGAAACTTGGACTGGATCAATGCAATGTGTTACGACTATCATGGTGCATGGAGCAATATAACAGGTCCAAATGCCGCATTGTTTGACCCAAATAGTAATATAAACACTATCTACGGGATCAATTCATGGATCAATGCTGGTTTGCCGCCGAAGAAAATAGTAATGGGTTTGCCGCTTTACGGTCGGTCTTGGAAGCTCAAAAACCCAAAAGTAATTGGGATAGGAGCAGAGGCTATTGGGCCAGGCCCAGGAGATGGTGTGCAAACTTACTCGCAGATAGTGAAGTTGAAGAATGAGCCTGATGCCACTGTTGTGTATGATGTGGACACTGTGTCTGTATATTTAGCTGTGGGCTCTTCATGGATTGGATACGACGATGCCCTTACCACAACCACAAAGGTTGGATTTGCTCAAGCCCTAGGCCTTCGTGGATATTTCTTTTGGGCCTTGAGTTATGATCAGAAGTGGGAAATCTCATCACAAGGTATTTCTGTTTGCACACTAAAGAATGAGCCCAAACATAAATTccttaaatgataaaaaaaaaaatcaaaatcaaaaggcaaaaaaatgtaattttaattttttattttttattttttacatttaaatactaatatattgactaatttttgtatttacagCTTCAAAGTCATGGGTTCTAGACAAATCAGAATGATACTTCAAGTTGAAGCCAAAGTAATGAGAATCATACTTCAAGTTCTTGCAAGATTTCATTAACATTGCACTGGATATAAGATTCTCAATGTGTAAAATTTAGCGGTAggatgcaaaaaataaaaataaaaataaaaataaatgaaaatcttTCGATTTTTTTTCTCATGTTTATTGTGTTTGTTGCtgtatttgtaaaatttgatattCATTGTTGtagatttaataaaataacaaaaacaaatatttatctCTAATATTCGCTTAAGATACATCTTCTAATGATTTTCTTTAATAAAGAAGacattttacccttttttttttttcggtgaatAAAATTTGCACAAAGTAATTTATATTGAAAACTAATGTTATGAAAAAAGGAATGCATCCCTCTCTCGCAAGAGTGTAcagaattgaaaaataattacaagCTTGATATTTAGTGCTCTTTAGACTCTTAGCACATCAATTTGGCCACAAAAATAGAAGGTAAGGTAAAAATATATGCGCATGTATATTGACAGtaatataaaaagatattttacaTATACGTAATTACAAGTAACTGTGGACAAACTTGATTTTACAATTGTTGGTATATAGTTTATACGTATGTAAAAAGCACAACGACAAATATTGATTGTGACGATGATAAAACTAAATCATGGAATGATGATATATCATTCTTCTTACACATTATCTGATAAATACTTTCACAGatctaaaattattaattaaatgtattatttattttttctttttttttctctaaaaaaatgtatttagttatttatatatgcaacCAACGGATTTTTGGACTGGTACTTAAATCTGGCATGTGGTCTGTTTAATTGTTGAATAGGAATCTGGCCTCAACAAGTGGATGCCCTCtt includes the following:
- the LOC107427342 gene encoding nod factor hydrolase protein 1; translated protein: MDKHKNTKPEPKKKKKKNINHKIPPFLNSLCYIYLDVCISTFKTYTKTYQMAKSLNFMPFLFILASMSTISGCLGESAHPPVVKGAYYPSWFTTFPPSSINTSLFTHIFYAFLVPNNVTFKFDISDSTAVKLFNFTTTLRYGTPPVKTLYSIGGGDSDSGAFARMASKPSSRSVFINSTIEVARKYGFDGLDLDWESPRTPKEMEDLAHLFDDWRQAINKEAKDTHRPPLLLTAAVYFSVDFFLSNVRRSFPVPSIRRNLDWINAMCYDYHGAWSNITGPNAALFDPNSNINTIYGINSWINAGLPPKKIVMGLPLYGRSWKLKNPKVIGIGAEAIGPGPGDGVQTYSQIVKLKNEPDATVVYDVDTVSVYLAVGSSWIGYDDALTTTTKVGFAQALGLRGYFFWALSYDQKWEISSQASKSWVLDKSE